A single genomic interval of Thermovirga sp. harbors:
- a CDS encoding MBL fold metallo-hydrolase encodes MKITVLIENFAGSWKMLAEHGLALLASDGLTSVLMDTGQGGDALFANMQTLGVSPGDIDHVVLSHGHFDHTGGLQKLLLRSRNVPVWAHPEIESAHNRMEDGFARFTGCYINRSGVDLRPVQGLTPVTDSLWAVEVPLEHRDPRFVNPPSRLVVPDGDGWKPDPFPDDISMAVKGEGGLSVILGCAHAGVVNILEEVSSHFETRDFHMVLGGMHLGDQADEFIDRITSELVTRFNVEKWRPCHCTGLKALCALSAKARDVAWAAAGTILDA; translated from the coding sequence ATGAAGATCACCGTGCTTATTGAGAACTTTGCCGGGTCATGGAAAATGCTCGCCGAACACGGACTCGCCCTTCTGGCCAGCGACGGACTAACCTCGGTCCTCATGGATACGGGGCAGGGTGGGGACGCTCTTTTTGCCAACATGCAAACCCTGGGGGTCTCTCCCGGCGATATCGATCACGTCGTTCTGAGCCACGGGCATTTCGACCATACCGGGGGGCTCCAGAAATTGCTGCTTCGTTCACGGAATGTCCCGGTCTGGGCCCATCCCGAGATAGAGAGCGCTCATAACCGCATGGAAGATGGTTTCGCCAGGTTCACCGGGTGCTATATCAATAGGAGTGGCGTGGATTTAAGACCCGTCCAGGGCCTGACGCCTGTCACCGACAGCCTCTGGGCTGTCGAGGTCCCCCTGGAGCACCGTGATCCAAGGTTTGTTAATCCGCCCTCCAGGTTGGTCGTCCCTGACGGCGATGGGTGGAAGCCGGATCCCTTCCCCGACGATATATCGATGGCCGTGAAGGGCGAAGGGGGCTTGAGCGTCATCCTCGGCTGTGCCCATGCCGGCGTGGTCAACATTCTTGAAGAAGTATCCAGCCATTTCGAGACGAGGGATTTTCACATGGTCCTGGGGGGCATGCACCTGGGGGACCAGGCCGATGAATTCATAGACCGCATCACCTCGGAACTGGTGACCAGGTTCAACGTGGAAAAATGGCGGCCCTGCCACTGCACGGGTCTCAAGGCCCTTTGCGCCCTCTCCGCGAAGGCACGGGACGTCGCCTGGGCGGCAGCCGGCACGATCCTCGACGCCTGA
- a CDS encoding peroxiredoxin: MLPGNDLRNYFRLRIYHREVCFLEEKEIGCARPTGALVGEPEPALEEKAEPVKKEVPGMTIMVGRKAPDFEAPVYHKGKFGSVKLSDSLGKWVVLCFYPGDFTFVUATEVSAVADKYPVFQELGVDVYSVSVDSQFVHKVWNDNELSKMVEGGVPFPMISDAGGNLGKIYGVYDDQAGVDVRGRFIIDPDGVIQGMEVLTPPVGRNVEETIRQIKAFQLVRATKGKEVTPSGWQPGKTTLKPGPDLVANVWKFWKPRDNK; the protein is encoded by the coding sequence ATGTTACCCGGAAATGATTTACGAAATTATTTCAGGTTGAGAATCTACCATCGGGAGGTGTGTTTCTTGGAGGAGAAAGAGATCGGCTGTGCCCGTCCGACAGGAGCCCTTGTCGGAGAGCCGGAACCGGCTCTGGAAGAGAAAGCGGAACCAGTTAAAAAGGAGGTCCCGGGAATGACGATCATGGTAGGAAGAAAGGCGCCGGATTTCGAGGCCCCCGTCTATCACAAGGGTAAGTTTGGCAGCGTGAAGCTGTCCGATTCGCTTGGAAAGTGGGTTGTGCTCTGCTTCTATCCTGGTGATTTCACCTTCGTCTGAGCAACGGAAGTGTCGGCGGTCGCCGACAAATACCCCGTGTTCCAGGAACTCGGAGTGGATGTCTACTCCGTCAGCGTGGACAGCCAGTTCGTCCACAAGGTCTGGAACGATAACGAACTCTCGAAGATGGTAGAAGGCGGAGTACCCTTCCCGATGATCTCCGACGCGGGAGGCAACCTTGGAAAGATTTATGGCGTCTATGACGACCAGGCGGGAGTCGATGTCAGGGGCCGTTTTATCATCGATCCCGATGGCGTGATCCAAGGCATGGAGGTCCTGACACCGCCCGTGGGAAGGAACGTGGAGGAGACCATTCGCCAGATCAAGGCCTTCCAACTCGTCCGAGCCACCAAGGGCAAGGAGGTCACACCTTCGGGGTGGCAGCCCGGGAAGACCACCCTCAAACCCGGTCCGGACCTGGTCGCCAATGTATGGAAGTTCTGGAAGCCCAGGGACAACAAGTAG